The following proteins are encoded in a genomic region of Populus nigra chromosome 16, ddPopNigr1.1, whole genome shotgun sequence:
- the LOC133676203 gene encoding probable WRKY transcription factor 43, with amino-acid sequence MPMEKYQIFLPVSGPSSPSVSPSSLNMANPLIYFHGDSENGVKPESRFQHLDAKSSVSQTSRICNGSEFKVKPGKRGGDSDDFRKHRYAFQTRSQVDILDDGYRWRKYGQKTVKSSKFPRSYYRCTSTGCNVKKQVQRNSKDEGIVVTTYEGMHNHPTERSSENFEDILRQIQTYTPF; translated from the exons ATGCCAATGGAGAAGTATCAAATATTCCTTCCTGTTTCTGGCCCATCAAGTCCTTCAGTTTCACCATCATCACTAAACATGGCAAATCCTCTAATCTATTTTCATGGTGACAGTGAAAATGGGGTCAAGCCAGAAAGTAGGTTTCAACATTTGGATGCTAAAAGCAGTGTTTCTCAGACTAGTAGAATCTGTAACGGTTCTGAGTTTAAGGTGAAACCAGGAAAGAGAGGAGGGGATAGTGATGATTTTAGGAAGCATAGATATGCATTTCAAACTCGAAGCCAAGTTGATATACTTGATGATGGGTATAGATGGAGGAAATATGGGCAAAAGACTGTCAAGAGCAGCAAGTTTCCAAG AAGTTACTACAGGTGTACAAGTACTGGGTGCAATGTCAAGAAGCAAGTCCAACGCAATTCTAAAGATGAAGGGATTGTTGTGACCACCTATGAAGGGATGCATAACCATCCAACTGAGAGGTCATCTGAAAACTTTGAGGACATCCTGAGACAGATCCAAACTTATACTCCTTTCTAA
- the LOC133676218 gene encoding heavy metal-associated isoprenylated plant protein 7: MGEEEKKPAAEEVKKPEEPKKVEEEKTEEKPAEKPAAEEKKDEKKPEETKDKSPPPPQEIVLKVYMHCEGCARKVRRCLKGFEGVEDVTTDCKASKVVVKGEKADPLKVLERIQRKSHRQVVLISPIPKPPSEEEKKAEEKEKPKVEEKKEEPPVIRMVVLRVSMHCEACAMEIKKRILRMKGVESAEPDLKSSEVTVKGVFEPQKLVEYVYKRTGKHAVIVKQEPEMKEEEKGKESKEEKKGEEGDKQNKGGDGGAGEQGENKDKKEAAGGGGGDSEAKAEAKEATAAAEETTEETTVMELRKMDFYNYYCPPRYEYYAHPQIFSDENPNACSVM, from the exons ATGGGGGAG gaagAGAAGAAACCTGCGGCAGAAGAGGTGAAAAAACCAGAGGAACCAAAGAAAGTGGAGGAGGAGAAGACAGAAGAGAAGCCAGCAGAAAAACCAGCGGctgaagagaaaaaagatgagaaaaaacCAGAGGAAACGAAAGATAAATCACCTCCACCTCCTCAAGAAATTGTACTTAAAGTCTACATGCATTGTGAGGGCTGTGCCCGTAAGGTCCGTAGGTGCCTTAAGGGCTTCGAAG GAGTTGAAGATGTAACTACTGACTGTAAGGCTAGTAAGGTTGTTGTGAAAGGAGAGAAAGCGGATCCATTGAAAGTTCTTGAAAGAATTCAAAGGAAAAGCCATAGGCAAGTGGTGCTTATCTCTCCGATCCCAAAACCTCCGtcggaggaggagaagaaggccgaggagaaggagaagcctaaagttgaagagaagaaagaagag CCTCCAGTGATCAGAATGGTGGTGCTAAGGGTATCCATGCATTGTGAAGCTTGTGCGATGGAAATCAAGAAACGGATACTAAGAATGAAAG GTGTGGAATCAGCTGAACCAGATCTTAAGAGCTCAGAGGTGACAGTGAAGGGAGTGTTTGAACCTCAGAAACTAGTTGAATATGTGTACAAGAGAACTGGCAAGCACGCAGTAATAGTAAAACAAGAGCCCGagatgaaagaagaagagaaaggaaaagaatcCAAGGAAGAGAAAAAAGGCGAAGAAGGtgacaaacaaaacaaaggtggtgatggtggtgCTGGTGAGCAAGGAGAGAACAAAGACAAGAAAGAAgctgctggtggtggtggtggtgacagTGAGGCCAAAGCAGAAGCTAAAGAAGCAACAGCAGCAGCCGAGGAAACTACAGAAGAGACCACAGTGATGGAGCTCAggaaaatggatttttataattattattgccCACCAAGATATGAGTACTATGCACATCCTCAGATCTTCAGTGATGAGAACCCCAATGCATGTTCTGTGATgtaa